The genomic segment aatatttagtttttatttttattttttttttgttttataagaATCTTACAAATAGGGCATGTTTGTCTCCTTAACTTAGAAACAATTTTCTATTCTAAAATATAGAAAATTGTTTTTGGAAAACAAATTATGTGTCTGgctttgttttttgaaaactgaGTTAAAATAAACAAGAATTTAGAAAACACCTTATTTATGTTTTCAAAAGTTGTTTTCAATTCTCTTAgttctctcatctctctctctcgatgAAAATAGAAGAAGCAGGCAAGGAACTGTAATGGAGCTCTGAGCTCCTTCTTCTCCTCCATCTCTCCGTCTCTGAGTACCTTCTCCACGCACAAATCCATTGTTCTCCTCTGTATTGTATACTGAAGCGAATTCTCTCTACATTTTAATTGTGTGTTCTTCTTATCTTACACACTTTTGtgccctattttttttttctcttctgaTTTAACATCTCCTCATAGAAAAGCTCTCTGAGAAGTAAATTCTACCTTGTCTTCTGCCATTGATTTTACTTCATCACCTTGTTCCTCTCTTGCAGGTCATATCTTGATGTTGCACGCTTGCTAGACTTTCACTATGTTGATCCAATGACATTCGCCTGGTTCTTCAAGGTATCTccttctatatatttatatatacatatacacacaCATGTACATGTATCATCTATATTCTATAGTATCTTTAGCCATGAATCCATCTCAAATTTATTCTTCTAACTTGTCTCAAATTGTTCTGTCCCCACCTCTAATCCACCAAATATATTtgctacttttttttttgttgttcttgtttTGGTAAACCCCAAGTCTAagttcattttatttttttttaaaatggtttGATGCCACAGTGTTGATTGATGAAAGACCATTTTAGTTTGGTTATGGGTATTGTTGTATTTGGATGATTACTTGTGGAAGTTTGGTTgggttttattttgtttatttgatgattaatAAATTGATGGGTATCTCTAATTTGCATTTAAATTTCCTGATGCAAATTAGACCAGTAGATTGTGTATAGATTGTTTTGGTGGTAACTTATGAATGACCAACTTTTTGGTTTCATATATCTTTTCAATGGTAATATTTTGGGCTATGCTTATAATTGAAACCACACTAAAGATTCATGGTAGAAATCTAAGGAGAGAAAAAAAAGTTGAAAGTGCAGCTGAAGCTTTTTAAGCCATGAAATGAAATTGCATGCAGATTTTCTTCGAAGGTACTGTTTCATTACATAAAATGCTTCTGTTGATTCCTTCTTTACAGGGTGCCCTTTTGTGTTTACATAACAAAACCCAAAAAAACATTATTGTACAAAGAACCTGATTCATTCACGAGtaacatctatatatatatatttatttaaatatattgcTTTGTTTGAAGTGGACTGGTCCTTGTAGTCAAGACTTTGTTTTGTTGAAGAAGAAAAACATCAAACACTTTGATAAATACTTATAACTGACTTCTGAATAATAAAGTGTGGGAAGGTTGTACTTCATTATTAGAGTTGAATAAACCATTTCAGAAAGTGATTTCTTTAGACCATAGGTCAaatgcatacatataaatatattctttTAACTTTGAAAAGTCCTATACATATATTTTGATCTTCCCAATAGTCCTAGTACTCAACTTTGAAAAGTCTTTTCACTTTTCAATTTAACTCGGATTCCCATGTTCTTCTCACACCAAtgatttatttactttatttttaaaaaagggTATGTGTTGAAAATAAATGAAACTCAACAATATTGTGAACTATGTAATccttattttaattttgtttatgttaatagtTAAAACCCTTTATGATATGCACTAGTGATATATAGTTTATGAAATTTAAACTCGGCTCAATAAATACTGTcaacaatcatatatatatacatacatgatCATGCATGATTGTTTCAAATAAATAGGATTTATTGATTATAATATTTGTGTTTGTTGTCTTATATTGGCTATGCTCTAAGCTAATTTCTAGTATGGAATATTGCTAGATTTGAAACATGGCCTTGAGATCACACATGTTGATGATGCATGTTTATGGGGACCAACTATATAGAAGATTTTCATTGATATCATGGTTAATGAAGTGAATAAAGGAAATATGGCAAGTGGTCAATTTGGCTCAAAAACATGGGCGAAAATTCTTGAGGAGTTGCAAAGTATAAGTAAGCGGAAAtacttaattaaacaaattaagcaAAAGTTCAATAGGTTGCGCACTAAGTATCACGAGTTTGTTGAGTTGTTGAAACAAACTGGATTTGGATGGGATCGTGAAACCAATACTGTGGTTGCTTCTAAGGAAATATGGCAGAATTATCTAAGGGTAAGAACCAACTAAgtctattatttatataaaaaattagtCTTCAATCAAATTAAGTGATGAAACtagttttatttcttattttaggCACACCCAAAGGCAACACAATATCGCAAGAAAGGATgtgatcattttgtattgttGGAACTAATTTTTAGTAAGTCAACTGCCACTGGTCAGTTCCATCGTTCTGCTACTTCAAGTCCACCCAACACTGATGTTTAAAGGGAAATGGAGAATGAATTTGACCGCATAGACGCACATGATAGTGATGAGAATTATTCTACTAGTTGCTCTCATCTTGTTGGTGATGTTTTTAAATGTTCAGCAAAAAGTTCAACAACTACAAGTACAGAGTGAAAAGCTAAGAGACAAAGATCACAACAAATGAGTGAGGCAATTGTTGCATGGACTAAGGTAGCTAAAGTAAGAGCTAAGGTCACTTTAGCTAAAGCTGAAAAATACAAGAGTACAACCGAAGGAGGAGGAAGCCAAAATCATGAGTTTTCTCTCACAAATTGTATGCAAATCCTCAAAGGAATGGAAGAAGTCAGCGATGATGCCTACATGAAAGTTGTTGAGAAATTTAAGGATTCAGATTGGAGAGAGATTTTTATTAAATATGTCTACTATTAGAAAGAGAGCTTGGTTAGATAGGCTTTGACTATACTGTGATATGTTTGACTATACTATGATATGTTTGACTGTGTAGGCTTTGAGTTTTATTTTATGTGTGCTTGACATTattatagtatgttatgttaagATAATCTAGTAGAGACTTTGTTATTAGTTTCAAATACGTATTGTTTTTTTCTAAGTTAATTATGCATGTCAAATAATTTGCAGGATTCAAAGTAATCAAACGGATGATTCTAGTTCATCTTCTGCAGATAgtgattttgatgattttttTATGCTAAACTTTTTAAGTAATTACAATGAAAAGTTTATCAAGAAAATCCCTCAAAGAACATCTTCTTTATGTGGAGAATATTTTGTGAGAGAGTTATTAGGTGGTCATGAGAGAACATGCTATGAATTATTGCGAATGGATAAAAATGTATTCATCGAGGTTTGTACTTGTTTAAAACAAAAGGAATACATTAAGGACACACGGGAGATTAAAGTTGAAGAAGCAGTTGCCATTTTCCTTATAATTATTGGTCAAAATGTGGGAATGAGACTTATAGCAGACCGATTTCAACATTCGCTTGAAACTATTGATAGACACTTCCATTTAACATTAAAGGCAATATGTAAATTAGGACAGGATATCATTCGACCAACTCAAATTCTGTTACCTTCTCATATTGTCAACTCCTCAAAATACTACCCTTGGTTTCAGGTACTTAATATACATCCAATGTAATATaactttatatataaattatattttcaCATATTTTTAGTTTACATTTTTCTTCGATAAATATTTGTAATGGTTTTGGATTTTTGTACTATCAGAATTGCATTGGTGCCATTGATGGAACACATGTGAGTGCATGTATCCCTACAGATAAGCAAGTCAGTTACAGAGGCCGAAAAAATGTGGTAACACAAAATGTCTTGTGTGCTTGTAACTTTGAAATGTTCTTTACTTTTGTATCTGCTGGTTGGGAGGGCACCGCAAATGATTCCAGGGTGTTTATAGATGCAATTACGAAACATAAATATAAGTTTCCATTTCCTAAAGAAGGTATTGAAAGCCTAggattgaattattattttataatttatgtaATGGTGCATATAGAAAACTAATTTTTCTTTTTGACATGTTTTATTATGTAGGTGAATACTATGTTTTGGATTCTGGGTTTCCATGCTCAAAAGGTTTTCTCCCACCATATCGTGGTGAACGATATCATTTTCAAGAATACAATAGTGGACGTAATCGACCATGTGGTATGAAAGAACTATTCAATTATAGGCATTCTTCTCTTAGGAATGTCATTGAATGGTGCTTTGGTGTACTGAAAGCATGTTTTCCTATATTGAAGATGATGCCACCTTACAAATTGAGTAGACAACCATTGATAGATATTGCTTGCTGCACTCTTCATAATTTTATTCATCAACACACACAGTATGATCATATGTTTAGAGAATGGGAAGAGAAATAACTTGAGGGTGAAGACAACATAGAGGAAGCTAACACTAGTGTGTCAAGATGTGAAGTCAATTTATCTAATGAATCTACTGTAGCAATGGCAAGATGTCGAGATCATATTGCTCAAGCTATGTGGAcagcatataataatataaattagtcAACTATATTTTATTACTAGAAAATAATTTTAGTATTCAAATTGTGTTTATGGGGACATATTGTAGACTAATGGTGATTTTCTATCTACATTAGATTAAATATTTTACTTAAAATTtatttaggtattaaaattttttatattttttaagcattataacattttattgatattttacttgtaaaaattatttagatattttttagattaaatattttttccaACAATATGATATTCTGttaatttatatgaaaattacCAATATTATAACTAAGTtagattaaatatgcatgtgacatgtcacctttttattaaaaaaatcataataataagTATTAAATAATTCTTAGATTGAGAAATTAGTAAGAGCCACAGCTGAGAATGAGATAGGATAAGACTTGAGAAGAATTTTTAGTTTCCAACAATTTTCTGGGCTCGTTTGGCTCGTTTCCgtctcttccatggcgaagagGGAGAAATCAGCAAGGAAGCCTGTTACTCGATCGGTTTCACAGAGCCTGCCTTCAATCCAAGAAGAAACTACGCTGGATAGAGATGTTGCTGAGGAAACTTTGATGGATGGTCTTGAGCAGAAGGTTGATTTGCCCCATGCTACTGCAGAGAAGGATTTGACGGAAGATGCTCCAAAGACGAATGGTGATTACGCAAATGCTAGGGAGTCATCGTCTAGCTAGGCGGACTCCATGGATGCAGAAGATTTTCAAGCTTCAGCCCAAAGCCATTGGAAGAATTTCAATTCGGGTAATCTCTCTTTTTCTGACCAAAAGCTTGAGTATACTGAACCGTTGTTTAAGGATGGTAAGAAAATTGCTCAAATGGATGTTGAGGAAGTTAAAAGCCAGCCGGCCAATTGGAGTTCTGCTGTTATTTGCATGGTGCTTGGAGCAAACCCACCCATGGCTGTGTTTGAAGGGTTTATCAAAAGGGTATGGGGTCATTTAGGGATTGC from the Humulus lupulus chromosome X, drHumLupu1.1, whole genome shotgun sequence genome contains:
- the LOC133806306 gene encoding uncharacterized protein LOC133806306, which produces MENEFDRIDAHDSDENYSTSCSHLVGDVFKCSAKSSTTTSTEIQSNQTDDSSSSSADSDFDDFFMLNFLSNYNEKFIKKIPQRTSSLCGEYFVRELLGGHERTCYELLRMDKNVFIEVCTCLKQKEYIKDTREIKVEEAVAIFLIIIGQNVGMRLIADRFQHSLETIDRHFHLTLKAICKLGQDIIRPTQILLPSHIVNSSKYYPWFQNCIGAIDGTHVSACIPTDKQVSYRGRKNVVTQNVLCACNFEMFFTFVSAGWEGTANDSRVFIDAITKHKYKFPFPKEGEYYVLDSGFPCSKGFLPPYRGERYHFQEYNSGRNRPCGMKELFNYRHSSLRNVIEWCFGVLKACFPILKMMPPYKLSRQPLIDIACCTLHNFIHQHTQYDHMFREWEEK